One stretch of Streptomyces sp. NBC_01363 DNA includes these proteins:
- the pgm gene encoding phosphoglucomutase (alpha-D-glucose-1,6-bisphosphate-dependent), whose protein sequence is MPHERAGQPARPEDLIDVARLVTAYYALHPDPAEPDQRVAFGTSGHRGSSTATAFNEDHIAATSQAISEYRARQGTDGPLFLGADTHALSEPARITAVEVFAANDVTVLIDPADGYTPTPAVSHAVLGHNRGRTARLADGVVVTPSHNPPGDGGFKYNPPNGGPAGSDATGWIQERANEIIAAGMKDVRRLPYARARAASTTGTYDFLGTYVADLPSVLDLDAVRTAGVRIGADPLGGASVAYWGRIAEQHRLDLTVVNPLTDPTWRFMTLDWDGKIRMDCSSPYAMASLIGQRDRYQIATGNDADADRHGIVTPDAGLMNPNHYLAVAIDYLYAHREQWPASAGVGKTLVSSGMIDRVAAGLGRELVEVPVGFKWFVDGLVDGSLGFGGEESAGASFLRHDGSVWTTDKDGIILALLASEILAVTGKSPSEHYAALTVRFGEPAYARIDAPADREQKAVLARLSPEQVTADTLAGEPVTAVLTRAPGNGAPIGGIKVTTENAWFAARPSGTEDVYKIYAESFLGADHLGRVQEEARAVVSAALEA, encoded by the coding sequence ATGCCGCACGAACGAGCTGGACAGCCGGCCCGGCCGGAGGATCTCATCGATGTGGCCCGGCTGGTGACGGCGTATTACGCGCTGCACCCGGACCCGGCCGAGCCGGACCAGCGGGTGGCGTTCGGCACCTCCGGTCACCGCGGGTCGTCCACGGCCACCGCGTTCAACGAGGACCACATCGCCGCCACCAGCCAGGCGATCAGTGAGTACCGGGCGCGCCAGGGCACGGACGGGCCGCTCTTCCTCGGTGCCGACACCCATGCGTTGTCGGAGCCGGCCCGGATCACCGCCGTCGAGGTGTTCGCCGCCAACGACGTGACCGTGCTCATCGATCCGGCCGACGGCTACACCCCGACCCCGGCGGTCTCGCACGCCGTCCTCGGCCACAACCGGGGCCGGACGGCGCGGCTCGCCGACGGTGTGGTGGTCACTCCCTCCCACAACCCGCCCGGCGACGGCGGGTTCAAGTACAACCCGCCGAACGGCGGCCCCGCCGGGTCCGATGCCACCGGCTGGATCCAGGAGCGGGCCAACGAGATCATCGCCGCCGGGATGAAGGACGTACGCCGGCTGCCGTACGCCCGCGCACGGGCGGCGTCGACCACCGGGACCTACGACTTCCTCGGCACCTATGTGGCCGACCTGCCGTCCGTGCTCGACCTGGACGCGGTCCGCACGGCCGGAGTGCGTATCGGCGCCGACCCGTTGGGCGGCGCGTCGGTCGCGTACTGGGGCCGGATCGCCGAACAGCACCGGCTCGATCTGACGGTGGTCAATCCGCTGACCGACCCCACCTGGCGGTTCATGACGCTGGACTGGGACGGAAAGATCCGGATGGACTGCTCGTCGCCGTACGCGATGGCCTCGCTGATCGGGCAGCGCGACCGCTATCAGATCGCGACCGGGAACGACGCCGATGCCGACCGGCACGGCATCGTCACACCCGACGCCGGGCTGATGAACCCGAACCACTACCTCGCCGTCGCCATCGACTACCTGTACGCGCACCGCGAGCAGTGGCCGGCCTCCGCAGGCGTCGGCAAGACGCTGGTCTCGTCGGGGATGATCGACCGGGTCGCCGCCGGTCTGGGCCGTGAGCTGGTCGAAGTGCCGGTCGGCTTCAAGTGGTTCGTGGACGGCCTGGTCGACGGCTCGCTCGGGTTCGGCGGCGAGGAGTCCGCCGGGGCCTCGTTCCTGCGCCACGACGGATCGGTGTGGACGACCGACAAGGACGGCATCATCCTGGCGCTGCTCGCCTCGGAGATCCTCGCGGTGACGGGCAAGTCCCCGTCCGAGCACTACGCCGCGCTCACCGTCCGGTTCGGCGAGCCTGCGTACGCCCGGATCGACGCCCCCGCCGACCGCGAGCAGAAGGCGGTGCTCGCGCGGCTCTCCCCCGAGCAGGTCACCGCCGACACCCTGGCCGGTGAACCGGTCACGGCCGTGCTGACCCGGGCGCCCGGCAACGGCGCGCCGATCGGCGGCATCAAGGTGACCACCGAGAACGCCTGGTTCGCCGCCCGCCCCTCGGGCACCGAGGACGTGTACAAGATCTACGCGGAGTCCTTCCTGGGCGCCGACCATCTCGGCCGGGTGCAGGAGGAGGCCAGGGCCGTGGTCTCCGCGGCGCTGGAGGCCTGA
- a CDS encoding GNAT family N-acetyltransferase gives MAPNDLAPDSRVELRGATAQDAGPLTRLFLDSRAASMPYLPKVHSDEDTLAWMTHVVLPGTTVRIAETGAGEPLGFASLDGTELEHLYLRPDARRRGIGSLLLAEVRELSPEELTLYVFQRNTDARAFYERHGFTAVGFDDGSRNEEQEPDVRYRWTAHG, from the coding sequence ATGGCACCGAACGATCTTGCGCCGGACAGCCGGGTGGAGCTGCGCGGGGCCACCGCCCAGGATGCCGGGCCGCTGACCCGGCTCTTCCTCGACTCGCGCGCCGCGTCCATGCCGTACCTGCCCAAGGTGCACAGCGACGAGGACACGCTCGCCTGGATGACCCATGTCGTCCTGCCCGGAACGACGGTGCGGATCGCCGAGACCGGTGCCGGGGAACCGCTGGGCTTCGCCTCCCTCGACGGAACCGAGCTGGAACACCTCTACCTGCGCCCCGACGCACGGCGTCGGGGCATCGGCTCGCTGCTCCTGGCCGAGGTGCGCGAGCTCTCGCCCGAGGAGCTCACGCTGTACGTCTTCCAGCGCAACACGGACGCCCGTGCCTTCTACGAGCGGCACGGGTTCACCGCGGTCGGGTTCGACGACGGCAGTCGCAACGAGGAGCAGGAACCGGACGTCAGGTACCGGTGGACGGCGCACGGCTGA
- a CDS encoding glycoside hydrolase family 13 protein, translating to MAVGPAPRDTADWWRDAAIYQIYVRSFADGDGDGTGDLAGVRAKLPHLVELGVDAIWFTPWYLSPLADGGYDVADYRTIDPAFGSLTEAEGLIADARELGIRTIVDIVPNHVSDQHAWFRAALAAGPGSPERELFHFRPGRGPDGELPPNDWVSEFGGVPWTRLADGEWYLHLFAAQQPDLNWAHPTVRQEHEDVLRFWFDRGVSGIRIDSAALLAKDPALPDFVAGRDPHPFSDRDELHDIYRSWRAIADEYGGVFVGEVWLPDSERFARYLRPDELHTAFNLNFLACPWDAGRLRATIDDTLAEHAAVGAPATWVLCNHDVTRTATRYGREDTGFAFGAKTFGTPTDLALGSRRARAAALLSLALPGAVYLYQGEELGLPEADVPRGRIQDPMHLRSGGTDPGRDGCRVPLPWSAQAPYAGFGSTTEPWLPQPAGWSSYAADRQRTDPESMLSLYREALRLRRTEPGFRAAGAGGRQLTWLPSAPGVLAFTRTGGPVCLVNLGEEPVELPEDTGTLLLSGPLDEQGRLPRDTAAWLRSYGRPSGQADG from the coding sequence GTGGCAGTCGGCCCCGCGCCCCGGGACACCGCGGACTGGTGGCGAGACGCCGCCATCTATCAGATCTACGTACGCAGCTTCGCCGACGGCGACGGGGACGGAACCGGCGATCTCGCGGGCGTACGCGCCAAGCTGCCCCACCTCGTCGAACTGGGCGTGGACGCGATCTGGTTCACGCCCTGGTATCTGTCGCCGCTCGCCGACGGCGGATACGACGTGGCCGACTACCGCACCATCGACCCCGCGTTCGGCAGTCTCACCGAGGCCGAGGGACTGATCGCGGACGCCCGTGAACTGGGCATCCGCACGATCGTCGACATCGTCCCCAACCACGTCTCCGACCAGCACGCGTGGTTCCGCGCCGCCCTGGCCGCCGGGCCGGGCAGCCCCGAGCGGGAACTCTTCCACTTCCGGCCCGGTCGCGGCCCGGACGGCGAACTCCCGCCCAACGACTGGGTCTCCGAATTCGGCGGCGTCCCCTGGACCCGGCTCGCGGACGGCGAGTGGTACCTGCACCTGTTCGCCGCCCAGCAGCCCGACCTCAACTGGGCACATCCGACGGTCCGCCAGGAGCACGAGGACGTGCTCCGCTTCTGGTTCGACCGGGGCGTTTCGGGCATCCGGATCGACTCGGCGGCCCTGCTCGCCAAGGACCCCGCACTGCCCGACTTCGTCGCGGGCCGCGACCCCCACCCGTTCAGCGACCGCGACGAACTCCATGACATCTACCGCTCATGGCGGGCCATCGCGGATGAGTACGGGGGCGTCTTCGTCGGTGAGGTCTGGCTCCCGGACAGCGAGCGCTTCGCCCGCTATCTGCGCCCCGACGAACTGCACACCGCCTTCAACCTCAACTTCCTGGCCTGCCCCTGGGACGCCGGGCGGCTGCGTGCCACGATCGACGACACGCTCGCCGAGCACGCCGCGGTCGGCGCCCCCGCCACCTGGGTCCTGTGCAACCACGACGTGACCCGGACCGCCACCAGGTACGGCCGCGAGGACACCGGATTCGCCTTCGGCGCCAAGACCTTCGGCACGCCGACGGACCTGGCACTGGGCAGCCGACGGGCCCGCGCCGCGGCCCTGCTGTCGCTCGCCCTGCCCGGCGCGGTCTACCTCTACCAGGGCGAGGAGCTGGGACTTCCGGAAGCCGACGTCCCGCGCGGCCGGATCCAGGACCCGATGCACCTGCGCTCGGGCGGCACCGACCCGGGACGCGACGGCTGCCGGGTACCGCTTCCGTGGTCGGCGCAGGCACCGTACGCCGGATTCGGCTCCACCACGGAGCCATGGCTTCCGCAGCCGGCCGGCTGGTCCTCGTACGCCGCCGACCGGCAGCGCACCGACCCGGAGTCGATGCTCAGCCTCTACCGCGAGGCGCTGCGGCTGCGCCGGACCGAGCCCGGCTTCCGCGCGGCGGGGGCCGGTGGCCGGCAGCTGACCTGGCTGCCCTCCGCACCCGGCGTGCTCGCCTTCACCCGCACCGGCGGACCGGTCTGTCTGGTCAATCTGGGGGAGGAACCCGTGGAGCTGCCCGAGGACACGGGCACCCTCCTCCTCAGCGGCCCGCTGGACGAGCAGGGGCGGCTCCCGCGGGACACCGCGGCCTGGCTGCGGTCGTACGGTCGCCCCTCCGGGCAGGCGGACGGATGA
- a CDS encoding cupin, translated as MDDLNALADEHLTAARASAHGRSAHRLLHEEPLRQTVIALTSGSALDEHNAPAAASLQVLRGRVRLTAASGDVELSAGWLQPIPQERHGLLALEDAVVLLTAVND; from the coding sequence ATGGACGATCTCAATGCCCTCGCCGACGAGCATCTGACCGCGGCCCGAGCCTCCGCGCACGGCCGCAGCGCCCACCGCCTGCTGCACGAGGAACCCCTGAGACAGACCGTCATCGCCCTCACCTCGGGTTCCGCCCTCGACGAGCACAACGCCCCCGCCGCGGCCTCCCTCCAGGTGCTCCGCGGCAGGGTCCGTCTCACGGCGGCCTCCGGCGATGTGGAGCTGAGCGCCGGATGGCTCCAGCCGATCCCGCAGGAACGGCACGGGCTGCTGGCACTGGAGGACGCCGTGGTGCTGCTGACCGCTGTCAACGACTGA
- a CDS encoding MFS transporter: MAHSTHETRSRAVPRAALSEPPSLGRGLVLLMALAAALSCAGNYFAQPLLDVIEVNLHIGVTAAGLIVTAAQAGYALGLILLVPLGDVMDRRRLAVGLFGLTAFFLLVTAAAPTGPWLIAGTLLTALASVGAQVVVPFAAALAAPAERGRIVGVVMSGVLLGGLFGRLAAGALSELGGWRTVYWVNALLMAAMAILLHNRLPRLPRPHSTSTMSYTGLLRSTLALLREEPLLRRRAAIGAFSMASYSVQLTALTFLLTRPPFHWNAAAIGLFGLVGVIGVVGMNIAARLSDRGRVQAVSGTAAALLTLAWLPLLAGESSLLWLTVGVILLNIAQQAGLNSSQNVIYALRPEARNRINSAFMTLFFMGGAAGAALASVVWSRAGWSGICLLGGALAAGSLVLWILERVRAASAARPGAVTVSR, translated from the coding sequence ATGGCTCACTCCACTCACGAAACCCGCAGCCGGGCCGTGCCCCGCGCCGCACTTTCCGAACCGCCGTCGCTCGGGCGCGGTCTGGTTCTGCTGATGGCTCTCGCCGCCGCACTCTCCTGCGCCGGGAACTACTTCGCGCAGCCGCTCCTCGACGTCATCGAGGTGAATCTGCACATCGGTGTCACCGCGGCGGGGCTGATCGTCACCGCTGCCCAGGCCGGATACGCGCTGGGGCTGATCCTGCTCGTCCCGCTCGGCGACGTCATGGACCGACGACGGCTCGCCGTGGGCCTGTTCGGGCTCACCGCGTTCTTCCTCCTGGTCACGGCCGCCGCCCCCACCGGCCCGTGGCTGATCGCGGGCACGCTGCTGACGGCGCTGGCCTCCGTCGGGGCCCAGGTCGTGGTGCCGTTCGCGGCGGCTCTCGCGGCTCCGGCCGAGCGCGGCAGGATCGTCGGCGTCGTCATGTCCGGCGTGCTGCTCGGCGGGCTGTTCGGACGGCTGGCCGCCGGCGCGCTGTCCGAGCTCGGCGGCTGGCGGACCGTGTACTGGGTGAACGCGCTGCTGATGGCCGCCATGGCGATACTTCTGCACAACCGGCTCCCCCGCCTGCCCCGGCCGCACTCCACGTCCACGATGTCGTACACCGGGCTTCTGCGCTCCACCCTGGCCCTGCTGCGGGAGGAGCCCCTGCTGCGCCGACGGGCGGCCATCGGCGCGTTCTCCATGGCCTCGTACAGCGTGCAGCTGACCGCGCTGACGTTCCTGCTGACCCGGCCGCCGTTCCACTGGAACGCGGCCGCCATCGGGCTCTTCGGTCTGGTGGGCGTCATCGGTGTGGTCGGCATGAACATCGCGGCCCGGTTGAGCGACCGCGGCCGGGTGCAGGCCGTATCGGGAACGGCGGCCGCGCTCCTCACGCTCGCCTGGCTGCCACTGCTGGCCGGTGAGTCGTCCCTGCTGTGGCTGACGGTCGGCGTGATCCTGCTGAACATCGCCCAGCAGGCAGGACTCAACAGCAGCCAGAACGTGATCTACGCGCTCCGTCCGGAGGCCCGCAACCGGATCAACTCCGCGTTCATGACGCTCTTCTTCATGGGCGGGGCGGCCGGAGCGGCACTCGCCTCGGTGGTCTGGTCCAGGGCGGGCTGGAGCGGCATCTGCCTCCTGGGCGGTGCGCTCGCCGCGGGCAGCCTGGTGCTGTGGATCCTGGAGCGCGTACGGGCGGCGTCCGCCGCACGTCCCGGCGCCGTCACCGTCAGTCGTTGA
- a CDS encoding LysR family transcriptional regulator, whose amino-acid sequence MELQQMRYVVAVAELGSFTRAAKRCLVVQSALSHQIARLEKDLGARLFDRTSRQVRLTAAGEAFLPEARQALDAAERARAEVAATAGEVRGRLAVGAIPTVASVDIPAALRVFHLRYPKVHIVLRDGASKDLVQEVRDGTLDVAFLGVLPSYRPKGVSDHELATGELVAVVAPTHSLAGQAEVGLDRLAQEMFVDYPDGTAARAQSEEAFAAVGLTREVAFEVSGTDFIVRLVRSGLGIAMLPAAFAAELTGVHVLPVRDAPARTERLVWSRFRPTPAAAAFLTGLGVDPGTGTG is encoded by the coding sequence ATGGAACTTCAGCAGATGCGGTACGTCGTGGCGGTGGCGGAACTGGGCAGCTTCACGCGCGCCGCGAAGCGGTGCCTGGTCGTCCAGTCGGCCCTGAGCCATCAGATCGCCCGGCTGGAGAAGGACCTGGGGGCCAGGCTCTTCGACCGCACCAGCCGTCAGGTACGGCTCACCGCGGCGGGCGAGGCCTTCCTGCCGGAGGCCCGGCAGGCGCTGGACGCGGCGGAGCGGGCCCGCGCCGAGGTCGCCGCGACGGCGGGGGAGGTCCGCGGGCGCCTCGCGGTGGGCGCCATTCCGACCGTGGCCTCGGTCGACATCCCGGCGGCGCTGCGGGTGTTCCACCTCCGCTACCCGAAGGTGCACATCGTCCTGCGGGACGGGGCGAGCAAGGACCTCGTCCAGGAGGTGCGGGACGGGACGCTCGACGTGGCGTTCCTGGGCGTGCTGCCCAGCTACCGGCCGAAGGGCGTGAGCGATCACGAGCTCGCCACGGGCGAACTGGTCGCCGTCGTGGCGCCCACCCACTCCCTGGCCGGGCAGGCGGAGGTGGGTCTCGACCGGCTGGCGCAGGAGATGTTCGTCGACTACCCCGACGGCACCGCGGCACGGGCGCAGTCGGAGGAGGCGTTCGCGGCGGTGGGCCTCACCCGCGAGGTGGCGTTCGAGGTCAGCGGCACCGACTTCATCGTCCGGCTGGTACGCAGCGGGCTCGGCATCGCCATGCTGCCGGCCGCCTTCGCGGCGGAACTGACCGGCGTGCACGTGCTGCCCGTCCGCGACGCCCCCGCACGCACGGAACGCCTGGTCTGGAGCCGCTTCCGCCCCACTCCGGCCGCCGCGGCGTTCCTGACCGGACTCGGTGTCGACCCCGGTACCGGGACCGGCTGA
- a CDS encoding HIT family protein — protein MRNGPCFVCEFVAGAPDAAHVTVYEDDEHIAFLDRYPTVPGKVLVAPRAHIEHAVRDLDESAYLRLMSVVRKVALAVETVVKPERTYLLSLGSQQGNSHLHWHIAGLPAGTPYQQQQFHSLMAENGVLSPTDEEAAAMGERLRAALQG, from the coding sequence GTGCGCAACGGCCCTTGCTTCGTCTGCGAGTTCGTGGCGGGTGCCCCTGATGCCGCGCACGTCACGGTGTACGAGGACGACGAGCACATCGCGTTCCTCGACCGGTATCCGACGGTGCCGGGCAAGGTGCTCGTGGCTCCGAGGGCCCACATCGAGCACGCCGTCCGCGATCTGGACGAGTCCGCATACCTGCGGCTGATGTCCGTGGTCCGGAAGGTGGCCCTGGCGGTGGAAACGGTGGTGAAGCCCGAGCGCACATACCTGCTGTCCCTCGGAAGCCAGCAGGGAAACTCGCATCTCCATTGGCACATCGCCGGGCTCCCTGCGGGAACTCCGTACCAGCAACAGCAGTTTCACTCTCTGATGGCCGAGAACGGCGTGCTGTCCCCCACGGACGAGGAAGCCGCGGCAATGGGCGAGCGCTTGCGCGCGGCGCTCCAGGGGTAG
- a CDS encoding ABC transporter substrate-binding protein, whose product MSERTVWQFSDDRGQLSTAGRRPERVLAYVQAGATLWDHGIRPSAIFGSDHDDRAVPDAAKTGSLPLAEVGYLGAGSTLDVETLLSGEPDLVVAVSYGGGHVYGIAAETAKHLEEHVPVVVIDVGQARALAEIGDRFALLARSLGAEEPETATQDLDAARHRLRRLVAGGDGPRVVALSPAGQEQTHLARPRMWPELRVLAELGVGIVEPAEGPGLNWSTVGWAEAVALRPAVVLADVRANATPLGELRTNADWSAIEEAARVVPWNPEPVCSSRAHARFLTLVAEALEAAGR is encoded by the coding sequence GTGAGCGAGCGGACCGTGTGGCAGTTCTCCGACGATCGTGGACAGTTGTCGACCGCCGGGCGGCGCCCGGAGCGGGTGCTCGCCTATGTCCAGGCCGGAGCGACCCTGTGGGACCACGGGATTCGCCCGAGCGCGATATTCGGCTCCGATCACGACGACCGGGCCGTACCGGACGCGGCGAAGACCGGTTCGCTTCCGTTGGCCGAGGTCGGCTACCTCGGTGCGGGCAGCACCCTGGACGTGGAAACCCTGCTGAGCGGTGAGCCGGATCTCGTCGTGGCGGTCAGCTACGGCGGCGGCCATGTCTACGGGATCGCCGCGGAGACCGCCAAGCATCTGGAGGAGCACGTCCCGGTCGTCGTCATCGACGTGGGGCAGGCGCGCGCCCTCGCCGAGATCGGTGACCGGTTCGCCCTGCTCGCCCGCTCGCTCGGTGCCGAGGAGCCTGAGACGGCGACACAGGACCTGGACGCCGCGCGGCACCGGCTGCGCAGGCTCGTGGCCGGTGGGGACGGGCCCCGGGTCGTCGCCCTCTCCCCGGCCGGGCAGGAACAGACACATCTCGCCCGCCCCCGGATGTGGCCCGAGCTGCGCGTGCTGGCCGAGCTGGGTGTCGGCATCGTCGAGCCGGCCGAGGGGCCCGGCCTGAACTGGTCCACGGTCGGCTGGGCGGAAGCGGTGGCCCTGCGCCCCGCGGTGGTCCTCGCCGACGTCCGGGCCAACGCCACGCCGCTCGGCGAGCTGCGGACGAACGCGGACTGGTCGGCGATCGAGGAGGCCGCCCGGGTGGTGCCGTGGAACCCGGAGCCGGTGTGCAGTTCGCGGGCCCACGCACGGTTCCTGACGCTCGTGGCCGAGGCGCTGGAGGCGGCCGGGCGCTGA
- a CDS encoding type B 50S ribosomal protein L31, translating into MQQDKHPSYRPVVFRDRSAGYAFLTRSTASSEQTIDWDDGNSYPVIDVEISAESHPFFTGKARVVDSEGQVAKFERRYGGEDAS; encoded by the coding sequence ATGCAGCAGGACAAGCACCCTTCCTACCGTCCCGTCGTCTTCCGTGACCGTTCGGCGGGCTACGCCTTTCTGACCCGGTCCACCGCGTCGAGCGAGCAGACGATCGACTGGGACGACGGCAACAGCTACCCCGTCATCGACGTGGAGATCTCCGCCGAGAGCCACCCCTTCTTCACCGGGAAGGCGCGCGTCGTCGACTCGGAGGGGCAGGTCGCCAAGTTCGAGCGCCGGTACGGGGGCGAGGACGCCTCCTGA
- a CDS encoding carbohydrate kinase codes for MLERLDLLVIGECVADIVRPPDAVDQVHPGGSPANVAYGLARLGHGATLLTQLGPDDNGRLIRDHLAGAGVEVRTDEATAPTPSAAVTLDGAGRAAYTFEIGWTLGPVALDRPPHHVHTGSIAAVMEPGAATVLGAVESLRTAATVSYDPNVRPELMGDHASAVRRVERCVALSDVVKASDEDLEWLYPGQEPEQVAERWLATGPAVVLVTRGGDGALAVLPGGRVTVDALPTEVVDTVGAGDAFMSGTLHALAAHGLLGADGRERLRSLDRVRTADVLRHAAASAAVTVARAGANPPDEAELEAALARS; via the coding sequence ATGCTCGAGAGACTCGACCTGCTGGTCATCGGTGAATGCGTCGCCGACATCGTCCGGCCGCCGGATGCGGTCGATCAGGTCCACCCGGGCGGCAGCCCGGCCAATGTGGCGTACGGTCTGGCCCGGCTCGGGCACGGCGCCACCCTGCTCACCCAACTCGGCCCCGACGACAACGGCCGGCTGATCAGGGACCATCTCGCCGGCGCCGGCGTCGAGGTCCGCACGGACGAGGCCACGGCTCCCACCCCGTCCGCCGCCGTCACCCTGGACGGCGCCGGCCGGGCCGCGTACACCTTCGAGATCGGCTGGACGCTCGGCCCGGTCGCCCTGGACCGGCCACCGCACCACGTCCACACCGGCTCGATCGCGGCGGTGATGGAACCGGGGGCGGCCACCGTCCTCGGCGCCGTCGAATCGCTGCGGACGGCCGCAACCGTCAGCTACGACCCCAATGTGCGGCCGGAGCTGATGGGGGACCACGCGTCCGCCGTCCGCCGGGTCGAGCGGTGCGTCGCGCTCAGCGATGTGGTGAAGGCCAGCGACGAGGACCTGGAATGGCTGTATCCGGGCCAGGAGCCGGAACAGGTCGCCGAGCGCTGGCTGGCCACCGGTCCGGCGGTCGTCCTCGTCACCCGGGGCGGCGACGGCGCGCTGGCTGTGCTGCCCGGCGGGCGAGTGACGGTCGACGCGCTGCCCACCGAGGTGGTCGACACGGTGGGGGCGGGCGACGCCTTCATGTCGGGCACCCTGCACGCCCTCGCCGCGCACGGGCTGCTCGGCGCGGACGGCCGGGAGCGGCTGCGCTCGCTGGACCGCGTCCGGACGGCCGACGTCCTGCGTCACGCGGCGGCCTCCGCCGCGGTCACCGTCGCACGGGCAGGCGCCAACCCGCCGGACGAGGCGGAGCTGGAGGCGGCACTCGCCCGGAGCTGA
- a CDS encoding beta-ketoacyl-[acyl-carrier-protein] synthase family protein, translating into MTRVDKDVAVTGLGMVTAAGADEHTFWEGLCAGVSMARSCEELAGLPVDFGCPVDGIDLDEAVGGRAVWRMARFVKMALVAARRAVADAGLSSERWDGDRVAVVLGVGVGGVSVLVDNVRRLDDGGADAVSPLLVPMMMPNAAAGEVAIALRAHGPSLAPATACASGATALAVARDLLLSGRCDVVVAGGAEAVLTPLVVSAFAGMGALSPRTGDPSGASRPFAADRDGFVIGEGAAVLVLERTADALARGGRPRALLTGAGSATDAHHPTAPDPDGGGARKAVEAALREAGWAAHEVDHINAHGTSTPLNDAMETALISGLFPHRPSVTAPKGVLGHTLAASGAIEAVATVLTLEHGLVPPIANLDSLPDGFDLDCVVKEPRIQQVERALSHSFGFGGHNVVLAFQRVDADGPPPADPGVLAVA; encoded by the coding sequence ATGACGCGGGTCGACAAGGACGTCGCGGTGACGGGACTGGGCATGGTGACTGCCGCGGGCGCGGACGAGCACACCTTCTGGGAGGGGCTGTGCGCCGGTGTGTCCATGGCCCGCAGCTGCGAGGAACTGGCTGGACTGCCGGTCGACTTCGGCTGTCCGGTGGACGGGATCGATCTGGACGAGGCGGTCGGCGGGCGTGCGGTGTGGCGGATGGCGCGGTTCGTGAAGATGGCACTGGTCGCCGCCCGCCGGGCGGTGGCGGACGCCGGTCTGTCGTCGGAGCGGTGGGACGGCGACCGGGTCGCCGTGGTGCTCGGCGTCGGGGTGGGCGGGGTGTCCGTGCTCGTCGACAACGTACGCAGGCTCGACGACGGCGGAGCGGACGCGGTGTCGCCGCTCCTGGTCCCGATGATGATGCCCAACGCGGCGGCCGGGGAGGTGGCCATCGCCCTGCGGGCCCACGGCCCCAGTCTGGCCCCGGCGACCGCCTGCGCGTCCGGGGCGACGGCCCTCGCCGTCGCCCGCGACCTGCTGCTGAGCGGCCGGTGCGATGTGGTGGTGGCGGGCGGTGCGGAGGCCGTACTGACCCCGCTGGTGGTGAGCGCCTTCGCCGGAATGGGCGCGCTCTCGCCGCGCACCGGGGATCCGTCGGGGGCGTCGCGGCCGTTCGCCGCGGACCGGGACGGGTTCGTGATCGGCGAGGGCGCCGCCGTGCTCGTACTGGAACGGACGGCCGATGCGCTCGCCCGGGGCGGACGGCCGCGCGCCCTGCTGACCGGTGCGGGTTCCGCCACCGATGCCCATCACCCCACGGCCCCGGACCCGGACGGCGGCGGCGCGCGCAAGGCCGTCGAGGCCGCGCTGCGCGAGGCGGGCTGGGCGGCCCACGAGGTCGACCACATCAACGCGCACGGCACGTCGACCCCGCTGAACGACGCGATGGAGACCGCACTGATCTCCGGGCTCTTCCCCCACCGGCCGTCGGTGACCGCCCCGAAGGGCGTGCTCGGGCACACCCTCGCGGCGTCCGGGGCGATCGAGGCGGTCGCCACCGTACTGACCCTGGAGCACGGCCTCGTCCCGCCGATCGCCAACCTGGACTCGCTGCCGGACGGGTTCGACCTCGACTGCGTGGTCAAGGAACCCCGGATCCAGCAGGTCGAGCGGGCGCTGAGCCACTCCTTCGGCTTCGGCGGACACAACGTCGTACTCGCTTTCCAACGCGTCGACGCGGACGGCCCGCCACCCGCGGACCCGGGTGTCCTCGCCGTTGCTTGA